The segment ATTTATCTCGTCCGCATCAGCCCGTGGCCGATTCTTGTCACGGCGCGAGAGGAAATCGAGCGCGGAAGTGATACCTTCCAGATTGCGATAGCTGACTTGGAACAGGTGCGGAACATGACAGAACAGGAAAATATGCTGCTCAATAGCGGCGAAAAGCAGTTCGGTATTTATCAGATCACAGAACGTGACCCGGAACATAACTATCGTTTCATGGGGCTGGACTATGTGCAGAAGAAAGGCATAACGGTTTCCCGTGCAGATTATGACCTGATCTATACCGCACCGCTTACGGAAAAGGACACGCTGGATGGCATTTATGAACGGTTCAATATCCAGCGTCCGGCAGATTTTACGGGTCATTCGCTGTCGGTCAGCGACGTGCTGGTACTCAATGATGGCAGTACAGTCAAAGCCTACTATGTGGACAGCATTGGATTTGCAGAACTGCCGGATTTTTTCAAGGAAAGGAATCTGGATTTGCAGAAAGAAAACCTTTTGAACGAAGAACTGCAGGAAATCGAAATCTTTGATAAGCCGGGTCTTTTCAGCAATGGCCGACTGCGGGATGAAGATGTGCCGGATGGCTTATATCGCTATGATCTGCGCGGCTCGGACTACGACCCCGGCCAGCCCATTACAGTGGAGAAAACGGTGGTGGTGAACCATGCAGCATCTGTCCTGATGGCCGAAGAACTTGACCTTGGCGCAGACGGGCGGCTGGAACTTGGCGAGGATGGGCTGAACTTCACAGGCGCGGAGTTGACCGTGCGAGAGTTCATGGAGGAACAGCAGCAGAAAAGGAATGGTCTGATCCACGGCGATTCCGACCACATCGCAGTCGAGGGGCATCTCGGTACATGGTATGCCGTTGATGAAACGGAGATCGGTGGGGAAAAGTTCTTCCTGCTGGAGCATGAGGAACACGGCGATATGGCGGCTTGTGTTGCAGTCGATGAGCAGGGCAAGCTGGTGGCAGAGGATTTGTGGAACGGCTTCGATGATGAATTTTTGGATGCGGTAAAAGAGTATCTTTCTGAAAAATGGAATATGCCGAATAAGGATGATGTGGTATCGGAGATCATTGAAAAGGCTGCGCCGGTGCCGGACAACAGCGCGCAGGACTATTCGGATGTGCCTGTCTACTATGAGCCGTTCAGCTATGCCAAAGAAAATGACGAGGTGGATTTATACCGTACCTCCTATCGGTTGAACGGCGAGTGTAAGCAGGCAATCCATGAAGCGATTGCGGACAATTATGACGGGATGCACCTTGGCGATGGTGCAGTCAATCAGGTGGTGAAGCAGTATGGTATGGAGCGTGTGGGGTACATTCTTGCGAATACCTTGCGCTACAAAAACTATGATGACCGCTTTTCTCACAGTAATAAGGAATGGGCGGAGCAAGTCGGCACCCCGGAGAATAATGCGAGAATCATTAAATTTCGAGCAGATTGGGTAGTTACCAGCCATTCGGCTGTACTGGATGGCTTTGTGACGATGTACCGAGAGAAACTGGAAAAGCAGAAAGAGTTGGAACAGCCATTTGTAAAGCGATTCTATGTGGTCGAGAACCGGCAGGCTGTTCCGCTTGAAATTAAGCGGTTTGGCAATCTCAACGATGCAATGTCGCAGTATCAGGCACTTCCGAACCATTATATGAAAGCCTTGGGTGTGGAGAAAAATCCTGATCCGCTGCCGGGTTCACTGGATATTTTGCAGTGCAGGAACGGCCTTGACACCATCGTAGAGGACTATAAAACGGTTCCGGGCTGGAATAACCCGTATATCCAGAATCACGTTGTCCAGCCGTTACAGGGGGCGTTAGCCGTGCAGGAAGTGGAACTGGCCTACAAACTGCCGGATGCCTATTTTCACATCCAGACCTGTGACGATGGCTTCGACTATACCTTATATAATAAAGACTTCACGGAGCGAGATGGCGGCATCCTTGAAACGGATGGAGATAAGCCTGTGCAGGAGGCTATGACAGAGCTGTTGGCAGAGTTTGGCTGTGATGCAGCAGAGGGCAGGGTCATGGACGCGGCAGAACTGCGGGAACAGGCTGATACGGTGGCTGAACAGCAGGCAGAAGTTTTGATAGAAAAGCTCGCCGCAGAAAGACCTGCGCCGGAGGAAACACTCAGTTTTTATGTTGCGGAGTGTTTGGAGTTTACGTTTGCGGGAAAGTTCCACGACCATCTGACGATGGAGGAAGCGTTGGAAGTCTACGACAAGATTCCATCCGAACGGATGAACGCTGACAAGTGCATTGGATTCTGCATCGAGGAAGATGGCGGCTTTGTTGGAATGTATGAGTTGGTCGTGAACGATAAAGTGCAGCGTGAGAACATCAACTCCATCAACTATTTCAGGGATGACAAGCTGGTGCAGCAAGCTATTTCCGATATGGAAAAGCTGATGTCGGAACGGCAGCAGAGTAAAGAGCAGGAACGCAGCAGTACGAAAAAGTCTGTTCTGGATGCCCTGCGCAGTCTGAAATCCAAGAAGCAGGGGCAGCCTGCACAGGAACAGACCAAACCGCAGAAAAGCAAAAAGAGAGGAGATATTGAGTTATGAGGAATGTGCGTTTTGATGAACTGGAATTGATTCTGATGGCGATGTTTGAGCAGCCGACACTCAAAGATACGATTCAGGTGTTGACGGAGATCCAGCCGCTTGTGGCAGAGGATGCAGAGATGTCTGCGCTCGTTCAGCAGACCATCCCGAAGATGCAGCGGTTGAACGAGCATCAGTTCAAGGGGCTGGAGTTGGAGTGGTATAAGCCGGAAGAACCAAACAAGAAAACAGGGGTGGCAGAGAAATAATGTCAACAGATATGTTTATGATCTACCAGATTAATGATGCTGAGAAAAATCGGGATTACCGCTGCCGCAGTTATGCGTATCAGATCGAACACGGCTTTATGATAACAACGGACAATTATGAAATCAGCTATTGCGCTAAAGCATCGCAAGGTCTGTTCCCAGCGAAAATTCGTGAAAACATGGAAAGCCTGAATCCCGACAAATTCAAAATCAGAAAATTTGGTGTCAGTGACGTTATTGCAATCACGGCGGCAGGAAAGACCGCATTTTACTATGTGGACAAAGAAGCACTGGTAAAGTTCAATGGCTTTCTGGCACCAAAAGCTGAGGGCAGCTATCTGATCTTGAATGAGGGCGGCTATCAGGTAGAAGGTCAAACAGATACATGGAAAGTCATTGACGAAAAGAATGTGCAGGAGCAAAGATTTGTGCAGCTTGTCTGTGAACAGACAAAAAAGCAAAAACCGGACATTGTTCTCCATGACAGTGGAGTTTTGGTGGCGCAGACGATTTACGGATTTGATAGTTCGGTTATGAAGAAAATCGAAAAGTTTCTTCGAGAACAAAAGCCGGAACTGCTGCATCATCAGAAGTTTTTGGAGAATGGCACTGCAGAACGTGCCAAAGAATCCGGCACAGAGCAGAATTACAACATGATTGATGGCTGTGTCAACAATAATCCGAAGAAACCGCGTATCATCGGAAATCGGATTTCGGTCCTTGACCGCCTGCACATCAAGTTGGAAGAGCGAAAACAGAAAAGTCAGCCCCAACAGCAACAGCAGCAGGAGAGAAGTCGGAAAAGTTAAAAATCCGATACAGCGCAGAGTGGTGGTTCCATAAAAGGAGCCGCCGCTCTTGTTTTGTAACCGAAATGGAAACAAAATATTACGAGGATTAAAAATAGTTTCCAAATGATTGATATTCTTGGCGAGAGAGCGTATAATATAAGTACAAGAATAGGAGGCGATTATATGCTGGATGTAAATATGATAATTGCAAACAATATTCAGGCTGAACTGAAAAAAGAAAACAAAAAGCAAGTTGATCTGGCAGAAGGAATTGGAGTCTCCAAGCAGACAATGAGCAAAATCATGAATGGTGCAAGAGCAATCAACGCGATTGAACTTCATAAGATTTCTGAATACCTTCATGTGTCGATGGATTCTCTGATGAAGATGCCGGAAAAGCCGATGGACACGAATGTGATCCATGCGTTTATGGGGCGTGTTAAAACTGAGGAAGCAAGAAAGGGAATCCAACTTGCGGATGAACTGTCCGATATGATTCTGTTCCATACTAGGGTGTGCGAGAATGGCAAAAAGATGGAGCAGCCCTGGGAGGATAAGTGATGAACAATGTTCTGGAAGATAGCCTCTTTGTAAGCCAAAACAGGAAATTTGATGAAATCCAATCCATCGTCAGGCAGTTTTCAGCAGAGTATGTCGGCAATTCCATTATCAAGGACAATATCTTTGCTGTCATACAGAACTATGCCAGAAAGAAAGAAATCGCGCTGGAAATGCTTCGTTATCCGATCCATGACGATGAATTATGGGCATTGACCTTTTTGAAACAGGATACGATTTTTGTATGCGTAAATACAGCACTTCCGCTTTGTAAGCAATTTTTTGCGGCGGCGCATGAACTGTATCATATCTACTGCTATGTGGAAAATGCAGACCAGAGCTATATAAAAAATGGTTCTATGCTGGATTCGGCAACAGGGAATGAAACAGGAAGAACGCAGGAGGATTTGGAAGCAAATGCCTTTGCAGGGCTGCTTCTGATGCCGGATCAACTGCTCCATGAGCAGATTCTGCTGTATGGGCTTGATAAAGATTTGGTTACAGTAGATTCTGTCCTGATGCTTATGGATATGTTTGCAATGCCCTATAAGGCAGTTGTACTTCGTTTGTTTGAAAGTGGAAACATATCTCATCAGCAGGCTGAAAAGCTGCTGGAGGTAGGCTCTGCGGACGTAATGGAAAGAGTATCGCTGACAGGTAAGGCAAAACGCTGGCAGCTCGATGGAAAAGGAACAGAATCTTTTGGCACACTCCTTGAGAAAGTTGAGTACAACAGACAGCATGAGTATCTGACGGAATCCAGAGAAAAAGAAGATGTGGCCTACCTTACTCAACTGAAAAAAGAGTACGGCCTGGATTGAGGGAGGTCAGATCGAAGTGAAAAGATACGCACTGCTGGATACTGACTTCATTTCCAAAACGTACTCTGTTCAAGATGATGGTGGCAATCATTTGATTGATCGGGTCATGGAATTGCCGGAGTATGAGTTCTTTTGTCATGCACAAATCGTAACAGAGCTTAATCGGTATAATGCTGATGCGCCAATCTGGTTGAGCGAGAAGATTGGCGCGCAAAAGATAAAAAGCTACACGGATCAGGAAATCCTTGAAAGCCTGTCACTTGTGCGAGGGCCGCTGGCGTGTGCGACTTATACGCAGATGTTAAAATTGGCCTGCGATGCCTTTTCTAAGGATTACTTTTCGGAACATTATCGGGCATTGGAAGAGGCTGATTACACGGTAATATCGAGAGAGGACTATTTGAAAGAGCTTGAACGACTCGATATAGAAGTTGGTAAGAAAAATAATCTTGGGGAAATCAAGTCGTTTGTGTTATTGCAGGTCTTGTCGGTGATGCTTGGTGAGCAGATCTATGTATTCTGCTCCGATGACAAAAATGCTCGGAATGGAGTCACAAATTTTGAAGATGTT is part of the Faecalibacterium sp. HTF-F genome and harbors:
- a CDS encoding DUF3849 domain-containing protein, whose translation is MAVDRKQQMKEITERLGQGVKDIFTSEMYTTYLRTMAKFHNYSFNNTLLIAMQRPDATLVAGFNAWKNKFNRYVKKGEKGIQIIAPAPIKEVEEREKIDKDTGLAVLNENGEPEMERVEYVVPRFRLTTVFDISQTDGEPIPSLEVNELTTSVKDYALLTVAIEQVSPVQIRFDEIEGDAKGYYSDADKEICIQVGMGESQTIKTMIHEVAHAMLHNSDFMKKNGEEKDRLTKETEAESIAFTVCSALGIDTSDYSFPYVASWASGKEMKELKDSMDTIRLTAADFLEKLEAAVAERSAERMTAMQYAEKLIADKKQGKTIFDDEQRNLIVNFAFKLDDRAATEELVNDLAAALAEDDKEEANRLMYDAQEKIENLPDGMIGLSEMHDYGYLHDDVLPLTKEGAREWHRLGERIYPLFRDGTAGDYASQEEIEQHDGIFGIKADAWNAILLEQREDYAEDEYARPDFQLTVINREQALRLYDEGKQIYLVRISPWPILVTAREEIERGSDTFQIAIADLEQVRNMTEQENMLLNSGEKQFGIYQITERDPEHNYRFMGLDYVQKKGITVSRADYDLIYTAPLTEKDTLDGIYERFNIQRPADFTGHSLSVSDVLVLNDGSTVKAYYVDSIGFAELPDFFKERNLDLQKENLLNEELQEIEIFDKPGLFSNGRLRDEDVPDGLYRYDLRGSDYDPGQPITVEKTVVVNHAASVLMAEELDLGADGRLELGEDGLNFTGAELTVREFMEEQQQKRNGLIHGDSDHIAVEGHLGTWYAVDETEIGGEKFFLLEHEEHGDMAACVAVDEQGKLVAEDLWNGFDDEFLDAVKEYLSEKWNMPNKDDVVSEIIEKAAPVPDNSAQDYSDVPVYYEPFSYAKENDEVDLYRTSYRLNGECKQAIHEAIADNYDGMHLGDGAVNQVVKQYGMERVGYILANTLRYKNYDDRFSHSNKEWAEQVGTPENNARIIKFRADWVVTSHSAVLDGFVTMYREKLEKQKELEQPFVKRFYVVENRQAVPLEIKRFGNLNDAMSQYQALPNHYMKALGVEKNPDPLPGSLDILQCRNGLDTIVEDYKTVPGWNNPYIQNHVVQPLQGALAVQEVELAYKLPDAYFHIQTCDDGFDYTLYNKDFTERDGGILETDGDKPVQEAMTELLAEFGCDAAEGRVMDAAELREQADTVAEQQAEVLIEKLAAERPAPEETLSFYVAECLEFTFAGKFHDHLTMEEALEVYDKIPSERMNADKCIGFCIEEDGGFVGMYELVVNDKVQRENINSINYFRDDKLVQQAISDMEKLMSERQQSKEQERSSTKKSVLDALRSLKSKKQGQPAQEQTKPQKSKKRGDIEL
- a CDS encoding transposon-transfer assisting family protein: MRNVRFDELELILMAMFEQPTLKDTIQVLTEIQPLVAEDAEMSALVQQTIPKMQRLNEHQFKGLELEWYKPEEPNKKTGVAEK
- a CDS encoding YodL domain-containing protein, whose product is MIYQINDAEKNRDYRCRSYAYQIEHGFMITTDNYEISYCAKASQGLFPAKIRENMESLNPDKFKIRKFGVSDVIAITAAGKTAFYYVDKEALVKFNGFLAPKAEGSYLILNEGGYQVEGQTDTWKVIDEKNVQEQRFVQLVCEQTKKQKPDIVLHDSGVLVAQTIYGFDSSVMKKIEKFLREQKPELLHHQKFLENGTAERAKESGTEQNYNMIDGCVNNNPKKPRIIGNRISVLDRLHIKLEERKQKSQPQQQQQQERSRKS
- a CDS encoding helix-turn-helix domain-containing protein, with the translated sequence MLDVNMIIANNIQAELKKENKKQVDLAEGIGVSKQTMSKIMNGARAINAIELHKISEYLHVSMDSLMKMPEKPMDTNVIHAFMGRVKTEEARKGIQLADELSDMILFHTRVCENGKKMEQPWEDK
- a CDS encoding ImmA/IrrE family metallo-endopeptidase, yielding MNNVLEDSLFVSQNRKFDEIQSIVRQFSAEYVGNSIIKDNIFAVIQNYARKKEIALEMLRYPIHDDELWALTFLKQDTIFVCVNTALPLCKQFFAAAHELYHIYCYVENADQSYIKNGSMLDSATGNETGRTQEDLEANAFAGLLLMPDQLLHEQILLYGLDKDLVTVDSVLMLMDMFAMPYKAVVLRLFESGNISHQQAEKLLEVGSADVMERVSLTGKAKRWQLDGKGTESFGTLLEKVEYNRQHEYLTESREKEDVAYLTQLKKEYGLD